TTCGACCTGGTGGACACCGCCCGGCAGGCCCTCGCCAACCACTCGCGGGTGCTGCTGCCGAAGATCAAGGCGGCCTACGAGGCCAGGGACCTGACCCGGTTCCGCGAGCTGACCGGCCAATGGGCGGACGGGGAGCGGAAGTTGGATAAAGTCACCGGCTCCGACCCGAACTTCCTCCTCGGCAACTGGCTCTCCGCGGCCCGCTCCTGGGGCGCCGACGAAGCCGAGCAGGACCGCTACGAGTACGACGCCCGCTCGATCCTGAGCGTGTGGGGCCGGCGCAGCACCAGCGAGGGCGGCTTCCTGCACGACTACGCGAACCGCGAATGGAGCGGGCTGATCGGGGAGTTGTACGCGCCCCGCTGGGCGGCCTACTTCGAGACGCTCGAGGAGTCGCTGGTCCGGCGGGCGGCGCCCCGGGAGATCGACTGGCACGCGTACGAGGAAGACTGGGCCCGGCGCACCACCCGGCACCCGAGCGGGGCGAACGGCCCGAGCGGGGATCCGCACGGCCTGGCCACGGCCGTCGCCGCGGCGCTGAAGTCCTGGGAGGGGGCCGTCCGCTGACCTTCTACACCACCCGGCGCGGCGGCGGTCGGATCATGCGCTGATCATCACCCGCCCGTGGGAATCCCGGTGCTCGTGCGAGGGAGAAACCCTCCTGCGGTTCGACGCGCGGCACGGCACTCGGTTGACTGTCCGGAACGATCAGGGGCGGCCGTCGGAGCATCCGGCGGCCGCCCCTTCCGACGCCGCGACGGCCTGACGCCAGCAGGAGTGCACCGCGCATGTCCCAGACCGGACACGAACGGCCCGGGCAGCCCGGGCATCCCGCACGGCCCGGGCCTGAGGGCGCCGCGCAGGACGATGCCCCGCCCGCCGGGGACCACGAGCCCACCGACGACCGCAAGCCCGCCGTGACCCTGGAGCTGCTGACGCTCCTCGCCGCCGGGGTCGCCGATCTGGCCCTCGACCAGTTACGGCAGTCCGCCGACCGGGCCCAGGACGTACTGCGCCGCCCCGACCTGCGGGACCTGCTCACGGACGGGGTCGTGGAACTGCGCAAGCGCGGCGAGCTGGCCACCCGCAGGTCGGGCGCGGGAGCGGAGAACCACCTGGAGACCATGGCCCGGCGGGCCGCCGAGCGGGTCGCCGGCGAGGGCCACCCCCGTGCATGACCACACCGGCTTCAAGGAGCGCATCGACGAGGTGCTGGTCCGGCTGGCCGACGAGGAGGAGCAGGCACTGCTCGGGCTGCACGTCGAACTCTTCCCGCTGTCCGAGCAGTTGCGCCGCTCGCTGGCGAGCGGGAAGCGGATCCGGGCCGCGTACCTGTACTGGGGCTGGCGGGCGGCGGGGCAGCCCGACTGCGAGGGCGTGATCCGGGCCGCGGCCGCGATGGAGCTCGTCCACGCCGCCGCCTGCACCCACGACGACATCATCGACGACAGCCGGATGCGGCACGGCCGGCTCACCGCGCACGCCGCCTTCGCCGCCGCCGGGCAGCGCTCCACCGCCCTCGCGATGATCCTCGGCGACCTTCTGATGGGGTACGCCGGACACGTCTTCAGCTCCTGCGGACTGCCCGGCGCCTACCTGGCCCGGACCGTCCCCCTCTGGGCCACCCTGCTGCGCGAGACGATGGCGGGCGAGTTCCTGGAGGTGCTGCGCACCCGGGCCCAGCCGGCCCGGGAGCCGCAGGTCGCGGAGTCGTTGGAGGTGGCCCGCTTCAAGACGGCCAAGTACACCGTCGAGCGGCCGCTGCACCTGGGCGCCACCCTCGGCGGGGGCTCCCGCGCCCTGCTGGACGCCTTCTCCGCGTACGGGCTCCCGCTCGGCGAGGCCTTCCAGCTGCGCGACGACCTGCTGGGCACCTTCGGTGACCCGGCCAGGACCGGGAAATCGAACGTGGACGACCTGCGGGACGGCAAACCGACCGCGCTGCTCGCCCTGACCGTTGCGGCGGCCGGCGCCGACGACCGGCGGCTGCTCGCCAAGCTGGTCGGCCGGCCCGACCTCGGCGGCGAAGAGGCCGCGGCCGTACGCGAGTTGATGGAGCGCTGCGGGGCCCGGCAGCAGGTCGAGGACATGATCCGGGAGCGCATCGCCCGGGCCGCCGCCGCGCTGGACGCCGTACCGATGCCCGCGGAGGCGCGGTCCGCGCTGTGCGAGCTCGCCGGAACCGCGGCCGAGCGCTCGCTGTAGCCGCGGGCGGCGCCCGGCCCACGGCCGCCGGCCTCCCGGCCCGCTCCGGCCGCCGGATCCCGTACCCGCACCCCCGCCCCCACTCGCATACCCGCGTGCCGCGTACCCGCCGTACCCGCGGGCCCTCTCGCGCCCCCTCGCGCACCCGAACAGACGAGAAGGACCAGTGAAGTGACCACCGCCAACACCGCCTCGCCACGCCCCCGTTACGACGACGCCGCCCTCGACGCCCTGTCCGCCCAGGGTGATCCGCTCGCCGACGAGACCGTCGCCGCGCTGTTCCACCGGGGCGAGGTGGGCGACTTCAACACGCTCATGCGGTTCTTCACCACCGCCGGGGACCCGCTCCCCGAGCGTCTCCCGGCCTCCGCGCGCGCCTATTTCGAGGCCACCGCCGTGCCCCCGGCCTGGGTCGACTGGGACGTCATGGAACAGGCCCGGCTGTTCTTCATGGACAACGCCGCCCACATCAACACCGGCCTGTCCTTCGCCGCGATGCCCGTCAGCTACGCCGTCCCCCGGATGGCCCGGCTGCTCTCCTCGACGCACTCGCTCGCGTACCCCTCCCGGCGGATGGCCAACACCGGCCAGTTCGTCACGTACCTCATGCGGACCGACTCCTTCGCCGAGGGCAGCAAGTTCATCCCGGCCGCGCAGAAGGTCCGGCTGCTGCACGCGGCGGTACGCCACCACCTGCGCCACGGCGGCCACTGGGACGTCGAGCGGGACGGCCTGCCCATCTGCCAGGAGGACATGATCGCCGGGCAGACCTTCTTCTCGCTGCTGGTGCTCGACGCCATGCACCGGCTCGGCATCCACATGAGCGAGGAGGGCGCGGAGGCGTACTACTACGCCTGGCGGGTCGTGGCCGCCCTGCTGGGCTGCGACATGTCGGCCGTACCCGAAAACCTCACCGAGGCCCGCGCGTACTGCGACCTCTACCTGCTGCGCCATCTCGGCCCCTCCCCGGAGGGCGTCGGCCTCAACGCACAGCTGCTGCGGCTGTACGAGGACGTGGTCCCCGGCACGCTCTTCGACCCCGTGGTCCCGGCCACCGTCCGCTACCTGGTCGGCGACACCATCGGCGACTGGCTGGAGATCCCGCGCAGCCCGTGGGACTCGGCGGCCAAGGCCGTCCCCGTGTTCCTGGGGTTGCTGGAGACCCTCGAGGACAGCAGCCCCCTCGCGGAGTGGGCGCTCGACAAGGCGGGCTCGCTGCTCGCCGGCTTCGAGCTGTCCGCGCTGACCCGGGGCCGGGTCATGCACCACGCCATCCCGGCGGAGCTGAAGGCGGAGTACGGGGTGAAGGCGCCGCGCACCGGCCGCTGGGTGCCGCCGGCGCCGGTGCACTGAGCCCTGAGCACTGAGCACTGACCCGAACGGGGCCGAACGGGCGGGGCCGGGCGCAGGCCCGCCGGGGTCGGAGTGACACTGGAACCGGCGGGCGGGTCCCCTCCCGTACCGGCACCCGGCTTCGCGGCGGACGGTGACTGCATGACCCGTGTGAAGGCAGACCAGGGGCGACGGCGCCGCATCCTGGGCGGCGCCGTCTGCGGGCTGGTCGCCGCCTGCGCGGGACTGGCGCTGGCGGAGCTGGCTTCGGCGGCCGTCCGGCCGGAGTCCTCCCCGATCACCGCGGTCGGCGGCGCCGTCGTCGACCGTACGCCGGTCGGCGTCAAGGAATGGGCGATCCGGGAGTTCGGCACCGCCGACAAACTGCTGCTGGCCCTCGGGATCACCGTCGTGCTGGGTGCGGTCGCCGCCCTGGCCGGGGTGCTCGCCGTACGGCACCTGCCCGCCGG
The Streptomyces sp. NBC_01296 DNA segment above includes these coding regions:
- a CDS encoding polyprenyl synthetase family protein, with translation MHDHTGFKERIDEVLVRLADEEEQALLGLHVELFPLSEQLRRSLASGKRIRAAYLYWGWRAAGQPDCEGVIRAAAAMELVHAAACTHDDIIDDSRMRHGRLTAHAAFAAAGQRSTALAMILGDLLMGYAGHVFSSCGLPGAYLARTVPLWATLLRETMAGEFLEVLRTRAQPAREPQVAESLEVARFKTAKYTVERPLHLGATLGGGSRALLDAFSAYGLPLGEAFQLRDDLLGTFGDPARTGKSNVDDLRDGKPTALLALTVAAAGADDRRLLAKLVGRPDLGGEEAAAVRELMERCGARQQVEDMIRERIARAAAALDAVPMPAEARSALCELAGTAAERSL
- a CDS encoding oxygenase MpaB family protein encodes the protein MTTANTASPRPRYDDAALDALSAQGDPLADETVAALFHRGEVGDFNTLMRFFTTAGDPLPERLPASARAYFEATAVPPAWVDWDVMEQARLFFMDNAAHINTGLSFAAMPVSYAVPRMARLLSSTHSLAYPSRRMANTGQFVTYLMRTDSFAEGSKFIPAAQKVRLLHAAVRHHLRHGGHWDVERDGLPICQEDMIAGQTFFSLLVLDAMHRLGIHMSEEGAEAYYYAWRVVAALLGCDMSAVPENLTEARAYCDLYLLRHLGPSPEGVGLNAQLLRLYEDVVPGTLFDPVVPATVRYLVGDTIGDWLEIPRSPWDSAAKAVPVFLGLLETLEDSSPLAEWALDKAGSLLAGFELSALTRGRVMHHAIPAELKAEYGVKAPRTGRWVPPAPVH